In Sebastes umbrosus isolate fSebUmb1 chromosome 7, fSebUmb1.pri, whole genome shotgun sequence, the sequence TGATGTTAATGGAGAATAATTCAGCCTCCGTCAGTCGTCTCTCTGTATTGTGCAACAGGAAGCCAGCGTGGAAGGACGGCTCCACGGCGACCTGTGTGCTGGTGGTGGACGACGTGGTGTACGTGGCCAACCTGGGAGACAGCAGGGTAACGCTGGGATTCTAACAGTGCTCTATGTATGACCTTAAATACCCGTCAGATGAACGTCTGCAGGACAAGCTGTCAGcctgtgcgcgtgtgtgtgtgtctgcaggcggTGTTGTGTCGGATGGAGGCGACGGGAGGAGCAGACGGACGGAGGAGGTCGTTGACTCTGCCTCTGAGTACCGACCACAACCCGACCATCTACAAGGAGAGGATGAGGATCCAGAGAGCGGGAGGCACCGTCAGGTACACCACCTACAAACAAACACTCCAGTTAGGATGGAGCCCAGCCGGAGGGGTCGGTCGCACCACCGGCgtgtctcgcccgcaccgtcggggaggtggagcgtgagcgcatgcgataggacccgaaagatggtgacgagaagttaacgtcacgctgccgtaaagtggtatcggatccgttgtattggagccgttttacgagtacatgagcacagtattggaCCCGGTACCCGATACTGTTACCTTGATTAAAAATCACAGATTTCTCTGGTTTGAAAAACGCACACAACTCAAGAAAATATAGAACATCGGTCTTGTTGTTTTAATGCAGGAACGGTTACATATTCTACCTCTCTATATCTATTCTGCTGCTGGACGAAGCTAACGtttaacggtgtgtgtgtgtgtgtgtgtgtgtgtgtgtgtgtgtgtgtgtgtgtgtgtgtgtgtgtgtgtgtgtgtgtgtgtgtgtgtgtgtgtgtgtgtgtgtgtgtgtgtgtgtgtgtgtgtgtgtgtgttgcagggaCGGCCGGGTGCTGGGCGTCCTCGAGGTGTCCCGGTCCATCGGAGACGGTCAGTACAAACGCTGTGGAGTCATTTCATCCCCCGACATGAGGAGGTGTCAGCTCACAGCCAATGACAGGCAAGAACACAACCACAGACGCTGATTGGTTACACTCTACACATGTTTATGAAGgtgcagctggttagcttagcataaagactggaaacagagggaaacagctagcctggctccacCTCCCAGCTTCTGTAAAGCTCCCTGATGAACACGTTATATCTAGGTTGTTTAATCTCATCTTGGGTGGTGATGTTTTCTtgcagaaacaggaagttgcagCTGCTgacgtttctctctctgtctctctctctgtttgtttgttctctctctctgtctctcactctctctcactctctctctctgtctctctctgtctgcaggttTATCATCCTGGCCTGTGACGGTTTGTTCAAAGTGTTTTCTGCTGATGAAGCCGTTAAATTCGTCCTCAACATCCTgcaggtttctctctctctcctcttttaaaGGAGGATTGATTACAGCTCAGGTCTTCATCTGTCGTTCTTCATGTAGTTGTAGTTGTGCTCACAGTCTTCCTGTGCAGTCACGTCACATGTTCTGTCGCCTTATCAGAGGAACGTCGCCCTGCAGACACCCACAGTTTCAGACGTACACAAGCACAAGTCTAAACGACAGCGAAGTGATGACCCTGCGCAGTGGTTCATGTTacgaagctaacgttagctatccTCTGTAACGCCATGGGAACCAGCTGGCTAGCTTCAGATTTAAAACAATATacacaaatattatttaatataatactAGAAACGTGgactattattttaataatgttggcAGCCGTCATAGAGTTTATCAATCTCCGTCCGTACGTCTCAGTCTGTGGGTCTGCAGGGCGATGATGTTGCTTTATTTTGATTTAGCTTTTTGAAGACAATATGTTAGTTGTAGTCTACTTTTAGTCATTTAgcaaaaaacagtaaagttttAGTCTCATTTTTGAGTTGGATTcgtgattttgttgttttataagcTTTTAGAGGCAGCTGGTGGTGATTGCCACCTGTGAGTCTTTCTAAGAGTCATAACTCGATCAGATGTCAGCGGTCAGTGTCTCTGATTATGAAGCTGAGCTGACTGATTAACATCagcggaggaaaaaaaatattttcacaaatAAGACAATAACTATGACAGCGTATTAGAGCCATTGTAGAGggggacaaaaaaaagtaatattgtcCTGAAAATTGAATATTTACGgggaaaaataacaaatttacgataccaaaaaaaaatttaattttttttttttttttttttatattgtctgagattataaagtcataaattaacgAGAAATTACTCAAATTTactaaaaaaaatttttttttttattgtctgagGTTAAAGagtaacaaacacacataaagcacatatatatttatatttatatttttaaattcacaGCAACTTACAGTCTCTCATGATATTATTATCTCTGATGTCCGTCGTGTGTAGCTCCGCTCAGAAATCAAAGAAGAAGAGACGTTCTTTATAACTGCAGAACTTTCGAAATGTTTGCTTTTCTCTTGGTGTGATCGCACCGTTAGTAACGTTAAAAAACTACCAAAATAAGACGAGAGTTGTAATAAACTGGAGTTATTCTCCTGCAGGAGGGGAGCGTGGAGCCGAGGTCGGGGCtgacggaggaggaggtgaagttTGAAGCTGCTTGCCAACAGTTGGCCAGTGAGGCGGTGAGGCGAGGCTGCGCCGACAACGTCACTGTGATCCTGCTCTCTATCGgcttctgaacacacacacacacacacacacacacacacacacatctggctGACCTCCTCGCTGTCTCGTCTGTTTTCCaataaaagtattttctttATCTCGGCTGTAGAAGTGATTTAATGATCTGAGTGTTTGTGTCTCCAGATGTGATggtgttgaatgtttgtgatgaaCTGAAGGACGAAGTGGTCCTTTTTTAAGATAAAGAGATGATCCTTTATTGGTCCCCACGGCGGGGATGTttgcaggattacagcagcaaagagggacagtgcaaacaacaagaggcatcagtaaaagaacaaaataagatctaataaataagcaagaaaagaaaagaacgaCAAAACAAGTTAAATTAAGAAATTAGAGGAGAAAAAGTTCAATGGTGAGAAGCAGCTGCTGAGATATTAAGTTATTTTGAGATAAGCAATTATTTtaagatactaagtcattattttgagacactaagtcattattttgacagtttctacattttaaaatactaagccattattttgatataatcattcattatttttgcgatattaagtcattattttgagagtaataagtcattattttgacagtttctcatcattttaaaatactaagtcaatattttgagataagccattattttgatatactaagtcattattttaaaaatactaattcattattttgagaCACCAAGTCATTATTTAGAGacactaagtcattattttgacagtctgtcatcattttaaatactaattcattattttgaaatattaagccattattttaaattactaatttattattttaaaatactaaaacaatattttgagatactaagtcattatttcgAGAAAATTTGTCATTATAATGACTTAAAagaatctttttttaatcacaagcTTTCATCTTATGTTTTTGGCGGAAATGGTCATCCACAGCA encodes:
- the LOC119491111 gene encoding integrin-linked kinase-associated serine/threonine phosphatase 2C isoform X1 yields the protein MDLFDDLPEPTHTCTGPVPAAVTARPQDTEEEEEEEEEEEEKEKRLKRKREDAECYADIKEEEVKKVCKEGLPVLKGYVAVRRGEREEMQDAHILLPDMSGCLSALPGQVSRVSYFAVFDGHGGARASRFAAEHLHHNLAKKFPSGETENVDKLIRKCLLDTFRQTDDDFLKKASSQKPAWKDGSTATCVLVVDDVVYVANLGDSRAVLCRMEATGGADGRRRSLTLPLSTDHNPTIYKERMRIQRAGGTVRDGRVLGVLEVSRSIGDGQYKRCGVISSPDMRRCQLTANDRFIILACDGLFKVFSADEAVKFVLNILQEGSVEPRSGLTEEEVKFEAACQQLASEAVRRGCADNVTVILLSIGF